The region GATCCATCAGGTATCTAGTGGCTTGCCCGCTCGATCCTTCCTCTTAGAGCAACGACTCTAAATTTCCCCTCAAACACAAAGTCTGAATCCCATCCCGTATCCACCTATTTCCACCGAATCACTTTCGTGTCTGGAATGGAAAATTTACACAGAGAACTTTTACATTTATCAATGTTCTGCCAAACTCCACTTAGGTACCTAGAAGATATTCGATTAGGCTGAATAATATCAAGACTGTGTAGACCCTTTATGATCTTAACCCATAAGGAGTCGCCTTCATTGATAATTCTCCGTTTCCATTTTGCTAATAAAGCTAGGTTCAATGCTTTTATGGCACCGAGGCCTAAGCCACCCACCTCCTTAGGAGCTATAACTCTATACTAGGCCACCCACTTAATTTTTGATTCATTTTCTGGACCTCCCCAAATGAAATTTCTCCTGATTTTCTCTAAAGCCTCAATAACCCCCGATGGAGCAGCAAAcaatgataaataaaatgtggGGAGATTACCCAAAACTGCCTTTGCTAGAGTCATCCTCCCACCAAAACTCAAGGTCTTTGCCTTCCATCCAAAAAGtttatttctaaaattttcaagtATCAAGTTCCAGGAGATTTTCCTGTTCATATGCCTCCCCACTGGCATCCCAAGGTAAGGGAATGGTATTGCACTAGGCTCACATCCTAACGGTAATGCTCCATTTTCAACCTCTTGAGCATTAACACATATGCCAAAAACTGTCGATTTATTAAAGTTAACCCTTAAGTTGGAAGACACTTGGAAGCACTTAAGAATTCTTGCAAGGTTTTTAATATTTTGACTAGACCAGTCGCCAATGAAAAGGGCATCATCCGTGTAGAATAGATGTGATACTTTTATATCAGAATTTGGAATAGATATACCTTGAAAGACACCTTTGGCCACAGCTTCCTTTATTGCAATATTCAACCCTTCCATGGCCAATATAAAGAGAAATGGCAAAAGAGGGTCTCCCTGCCTTACTTCTTTTTTCAAGTTGGAAGTCTACAGTCGGACTACCGTTAACCAATATCGAGGCCCTAGCCGATTCCAAACATCCTTTTATCTAAGACCTCCATTTTAATCCGAAGTTCATCTGTTGCATCATAGAATC is a window of Lactuca sativa cultivar Salinas chromosome 1, Lsat_Salinas_v11, whole genome shotgun sequence DNA encoding:
- the LOC111893529 gene encoding uncharacterized protein LOC111893529, with the protein product MEGLNIAIKEAVAKGVFQGISIPNSDIKVSHLFYTDDALFIGDWSSQNIKNLARILKCFQVSSNLRVNFNKSTVFGICVNAQEVENGALPLGCEPSAIPFPYLGMPVGRHMNRKISWNLILENFRNKLFGWKAKTLSFGGRMTLAKAVLGNLPTFYLSLFAAPSGVIEALEKIRRNFIWGGPENESKIKWVA